Proteins found in one Terribacillus sp. DMT04 genomic segment:
- a CDS encoding glycosyltransferase family 4 protein: MKILIISYYPLPYVGGLWTVVRNLRNELTRNGHEVDILAQNEEMTEYRIIGQEAPFKAADVKPIIEEQMLASFPKLESYTSIYLTEVLKYSLELTGLALDLSKYEIIHAQDIIAAAAIDRIKPAHIPIVTSIHGYLSKEIALSIKGRHPKIEPAELYESFEYQYNVHLEHIGCHVSELIHTPANITKLDIMQQHHLSEQRFVQFPYGIDIEAFRQSPQQLELIPAKKKPVILFAGRIVQVKGVHILVEALRQLKAVTPDWECWILGSGDAVKSIKNQIKDAGLSADIKLFGSIPNVKGFLDTADIFVSPSLQDTQPYSVIEAQLSSLPVVVSDAGGLPEMVQEGVTGLLSETGNPESLAQQLARLLQDAPLRQQLGNQAKHWAEQQWSLINMGNNTINLYKKALGLPE, translated from the coding sequence ATGAAAATCTTGATTATTTCCTATTATCCGCTTCCGTATGTCGGAGGATTATGGACAGTTGTAAGAAACCTCCGCAATGAGTTAACAAGAAACGGACATGAAGTTGATATCCTGGCACAAAATGAAGAAATGACAGAATATCGAATTATTGGCCAAGAAGCTCCTTTTAAAGCGGCCGACGTCAAGCCTATTATCGAAGAGCAGATGCTGGCGTCTTTTCCAAAGCTGGAATCATACACATCCATTTATCTAACAGAGGTTTTGAAATATAGCTTGGAATTAACCGGGCTGGCATTAGACTTATCCAAATACGAGATAATTCACGCACAAGATATCATTGCAGCAGCTGCTATCGACCGTATAAAACCTGCTCACATTCCTATCGTTACAAGTATTCACGGCTATCTTTCAAAGGAAATAGCGCTATCAATTAAAGGACGTCATCCAAAAATAGAACCTGCAGAACTATATGAGAGCTTTGAATACCAATATAACGTGCACTTGGAGCATATAGGCTGTCATGTTAGTGAGTTGATCCACACACCAGCCAATATTACGAAGTTGGATATTATGCAGCAGCATCACCTATCAGAACAACGATTTGTTCAATTTCCGTATGGAATAGATATAGAAGCTTTCCGGCAGAGTCCGCAGCAGCTAGAGCTTATACCCGCTAAGAAGAAACCCGTTATTTTGTTTGCGGGAAGAATTGTCCAAGTGAAAGGTGTGCACATTCTGGTGGAGGCCTTGAGACAGCTAAAAGCAGTCACACCAGATTGGGAATGCTGGATACTTGGCAGCGGAGATGCTGTTAAATCAATTAAGAATCAAATTAAGGATGCAGGTCTGTCAGCAGACATTAAACTCTTTGGTTCCATACCAAATGTAAAGGGCTTTCTGGATACTGCCGATATCTTTGTTTCACCAAGTCTGCAGGATACACAGCCGTACTCCGTTATAGAAGCACAGCTTAGCAGTCTGCCTGTAGTTGTCAGCGATGCCGGCGGCTTACCTGAGATGGTGCAAGAAGGTGTAACTGGACTGCTCTCAGAGACTGGTAATCCAGAAAGTCTGGCACAGCAGCTAGCTCGTTTGCTTCAAGACGCTCCACTTCGCCAACAGCTCGGCAACCAAGCGAAACATTGGGCCGAACAGCAATGGTCGCTTATAAATATGGGAAACAACACCATCAACTTATACAAAAAAGCACTCGGGCTTCCGGAGTGA
- a CDS encoding four-helix bundle copper-binding protein, translating into MNPNYEKCIQACIECMEACNSCYDACLLEDNVKMMADCIRMDRECADMCAFAVQSMQRNSPFAEQVCTLCAEVCQACGEICRQHEAKHCQDCADVCFACADACRTMAA; encoded by the coding sequence ATGAACCCGAACTATGAGAAGTGTATCCAAGCCTGCATCGAATGCATGGAAGCGTGCAACAGCTGTTATGACGCGTGCTTATTGGAAGATAACGTTAAGATGATGGCAGATTGCATCCGGATGGATCGCGAGTGTGCGGATATGTGTGCGTTTGCTGTTCAATCGATGCAGCGAAACAGTCCGTTTGCCGAGCAAGTGTGCACTCTTTGCGCAGAAGTATGCCAAGCTTGCGGCGAAATCTGCCGCCAGCACGAAGCAAAACATTGCCAAGATTGCGCGGATGTGTGCTTTGCGTGTGCAGATGCTTGCCGTACAATGGCAGCGTAA
- a CDS encoding ABC transporter ATP-binding protein — protein MTKKPIIQFNNVIKQYDKEATILDSVSFEIERGKFYTLLGPSGCGKTTILRLIAGFTEPTSGDMLFDGKPLNKIPANKRSVNTVFQDYALFPHLNVFENVAFGLRIKKMPQKQIDEKVTEALRFVNLAGYEKREISEMSGGQRQRVAIARAVVNEPEVILLDEPLSALDLKLRTEMQYELREMQQRLGITFIFVTHDQEEALALSDEIFVLNNGKIEQSGTPTDIYDEPINRFVADFIGESNIVDGRMIRDYEVEFTGKRFACVDQGLQPNEPIEIVIRPEDLHITSADSGNLRVKVDSQLFRGVHYEISSYDEAGNEWLVHSTKKAVVGEEIGLAFEPEAIHVMRLNETEEEFDKRLEAYSDGE, from the coding sequence ATGACAAAGAAGCCGATCATTCAATTCAACAATGTCATAAAGCAATACGATAAAGAAGCCACCATCTTAGACAGCGTCAGTTTCGAGATTGAGCGGGGTAAATTTTATACCCTTCTAGGTCCCTCGGGCTGCGGAAAAACGACGATACTCCGTTTGATTGCCGGTTTCACAGAACCGACTTCTGGCGATATGCTGTTTGATGGGAAACCGCTAAACAAAATACCTGCCAATAAGCGTTCTGTAAATACGGTATTCCAGGACTATGCTCTATTTCCACACTTAAACGTTTTTGAGAACGTCGCTTTCGGTTTGCGCATTAAGAAAATGCCGCAAAAGCAGATTGACGAAAAAGTAACCGAAGCATTGCGCTTTGTTAATCTTGCAGGCTACGAAAAACGGGAAATCAGCGAAATGTCTGGCGGACAGCGCCAGCGTGTGGCTATTGCTCGCGCTGTCGTCAATGAGCCGGAAGTAATCCTTCTGGATGAGCCATTATCAGCTCTTGATTTGAAATTGCGTACGGAGATGCAGTACGAGTTACGTGAGATGCAGCAGCGTCTTGGCATCACCTTTATCTTCGTTACCCATGACCAAGAAGAAGCATTGGCACTTTCAGATGAGATATTTGTCCTGAATAACGGTAAAATTGAGCAAAGCGGCACGCCAACGGATATATACGATGAGCCAATCAACCGCTTTGTGGCAGACTTTATCGGAGAATCCAACATTGTTGATGGACGGATGATCCGTGACTATGAAGTAGAGTTCACCGGCAAGCGATTTGCTTGTGTAGACCAAGGTTTACAGCCGAATGAACCTATCGAAATTGTCATCAGACCCGAGGATTTGCATATAACAAGCGCAGATTCCGGTAATTTGCGCGTTAAAGTGGATTCCCAGCTGTTCCGCGGCGTTCACTATGAAATTTCCAGCTATGATGAAGCTGGAAATGAATGGCTTGTCCATTCAACGAAGAAAGCAGTAGTCGGCGAAGAAATCGGTCTCGCCTTCGAGCCGGAGGCCATTCACGTTATGCGTCTGAATGAAACAGAAGAAGAATTTGATAAACGACTAGAGGCATACAGTGATGGAGAATAA
- a CDS encoding ABC transporter permease has translation MENKSTRSLYMVPYIIWIAFFVIAPILLVLYYSFQDLNGDFSLTNYQNFFTPIYLEMTLSSFWYAFLITLVTLLFAYPTAYLLTKLKHKQLWLLLIIVPSWINLLLKAYAFLGIFGTYGMANKLLEAVGIGSRQLLFTDFSFVFVAVYIFIPFMILPIFNSLDKLNPTYLDAANDLGASRWTTFRRIVFPLTIDGVKAGCQITFIPALSLFMLTRLIAGSQVITLGTAIEQQFLVTQDWGMGSTIAVFLIIFMFIVMFATGTKRRRARG, from the coding sequence ATGGAGAATAAATCAACTCGCAGTCTGTATATGGTCCCTTATATTATCTGGATCGCTTTCTTCGTTATCGCACCGATTCTGCTCGTGTTGTATTATTCTTTCCAAGACTTGAATGGTGATTTCTCACTAACAAATTATCAAAATTTCTTTACTCCAATCTATTTGGAAATGACATTAAGTTCATTTTGGTATGCATTTTTGATTACACTTGTTACGCTGCTCTTTGCTTACCCAACAGCTTACTTGCTGACAAAGCTAAAACACAAGCAGCTTTGGCTGCTATTAATAATTGTGCCAAGCTGGATTAATTTGTTGTTGAAAGCTTATGCTTTCCTTGGTATTTTCGGCACCTACGGGATGGCAAATAAATTGCTTGAAGCAGTAGGTATCGGATCCAGACAGCTGTTATTCACGGATTTCAGCTTTGTGTTCGTTGCCGTATATATTTTCATTCCGTTTATGATTCTGCCTATCTTTAACTCGTTGGACAAGCTGAATCCAACCTACTTGGATGCAGCAAACGACTTAGGCGCTTCCCGCTGGACGACATTCCGAAGAATTGTCTTCCCGCTAACAATTGATGGTGTGAAAGCAGGATGTCAGATTACATTCATTCCGGCATTGTCTTTGTTTATGCTGACTCGTCTTATTGCAGGCAGCCAAGTTATTACACTCGGTACCGCAATCGAACAGCAATTCCTTGTCACGCAGGATTGGGGCATGGGATCAACAATTGCCGTCTTCCTGATCATCTTTATGTTCATTGTTATGTTTGCAACTGGAACAAAAAGGAGGAGAGCACGTGGATAA
- a CDS encoding ABC transporter permease: protein MFALLYLPIFYLIFYSFNSGGTMYGFESFTLDWYRELFQNTRLLIIVLNTVVIALLSALISTIIGVLGAMMINKVRSHRAKDSLLSLNNILIVSPDVIIGASFLILFTIAGLKLGFYSVLLSHIAFSIPIVVLMVLPKISEMSPSLLDAARDLGASRWEVMTKVVIPYITPGIFAGFFMALTYSLDDFAVTFFVTGNGFTTLSVEIYSLARRGISLDINALSTIIFLITMVIVVIYYLITNRTKKAPDVEVYK from the coding sequence ATGTTTGCACTGCTTTACTTACCAATCTTTTATTTAATCTTTTATTCCTTTAACAGCGGCGGAACAATGTATGGATTTGAAAGCTTTACGCTTGATTGGTATCGCGAGCTGTTTCAGAACACCAGACTGCTTATTATTGTGTTGAATACAGTTGTTATTGCGCTGCTGTCTGCTTTGATTTCAACGATTATAGGTGTGCTGGGTGCTATGATGATTAATAAGGTGCGTTCTCACCGGGCGAAAGACAGTCTATTGTCTTTGAACAATATACTCATTGTCAGTCCGGATGTTATTATCGGTGCCTCTTTTCTAATATTGTTCACAATAGCAGGCTTAAAACTTGGCTTTTATTCGGTATTGCTTTCGCATATCGCTTTTAGCATTCCGATTGTTGTGCTGATGGTCCTGCCAAAGATTTCGGAGATGAGTCCATCTCTTCTGGATGCAGCAAGAGACTTAGGCGCTTCTCGCTGGGAAGTCATGACCAAGGTAGTGATACCTTATATCACTCCTGGAATATTCGCCGGCTTCTTTATGGCGTTAACTTATTCACTGGATGACTTTGCCGTTACGTTCTTTGTAACCGGGAATGGCTTTACAACATTGTCAGTAGAGATCTATTCGTTAGCAAGACGTGGTATTTCATTAGATATAAATGCACTGTCCACCATTATCTTTCTCATAACAATGGTCATCGTGGTTATTTATTATCTAATTACAAACCGGACCAAGAAAGCACCTGATGTGGAGGTGTACAAATGA
- a CDS encoding PotD/PotF family extracellular solute-binding protein — MKQLVRLAVVILAVCGILLFTISRLNASQGYSGNNTLTVYNWGDYIDPEVLDSFEEETGITVIYETFDTNEAMMTKIQQGGTSYDIAVPSEYMIEKLKEEDLLLPIDHSKIPNLKYIDERFLDLSFDPDNKYSIPYFWGTVGIVYNSKQLDGMEINSWNDLWNPALKNEIIFTDSSREIIGMGLNSLGYSLNDTDPDHLQEAYDKLVSLKPNVKALLGDENKMLLASGEASIGVVWSGDASEIMGENEDLDYVLPEEGSNLWFDNMVIPKTAKNVDAAHAFINYMLDPKVAAKNTEYVSYSTPNEEALQYMPEEMVNDKRFYPSPEQTERLEVYENLGPEKLGRFNELFLKFKME; from the coding sequence ATGAAACAACTTGTTCGTTTGGCTGTCGTAATTCTGGCAGTATGCGGTATTCTGCTTTTCACAATCTCCCGTTTGAATGCCTCGCAAGGCTACTCGGGCAACAATACGCTTACTGTGTATAACTGGGGCGACTATATTGACCCTGAAGTGTTAGACAGCTTTGAAGAAGAAACTGGTATCACGGTCATTTATGAAACATTTGATACCAATGAAGCGATGATGACAAAAATTCAGCAAGGCGGTACAAGCTATGATATTGCCGTTCCTTCTGAGTATATGATTGAAAAGCTGAAAGAAGAAGATCTGCTGCTGCCAATTGATCATAGCAAGATTCCGAACTTGAAATATATTGACGAACGTTTCTTAGATTTATCATTTGACCCGGATAATAAATATTCAATTCCTTACTTCTGGGGAACCGTAGGAATTGTTTATAACAGTAAACAACTGGACGGTATGGAGATAAACAGCTGGAATGATCTCTGGAATCCAGCTTTAAAGAATGAAATTATTTTCACCGACAGTTCTCGTGAAATTATCGGCATGGGACTAAACAGCCTTGGCTATTCGCTGAATGATACAGATCCCGATCATTTGCAAGAGGCTTATGATAAGCTAGTCTCTCTAAAGCCGAATGTGAAAGCACTGCTTGGCGATGAGAACAAGATGCTGCTTGCATCCGGCGAAGCGTCTATCGGCGTTGTTTGGTCCGGTGATGCATCCGAAATCATGGGGGAAAATGAAGATTTAGATTATGTGCTTCCAGAAGAAGGTTCCAATCTTTGGTTTGATAATATGGTTATACCAAAAACAGCCAAGAATGTTGATGCTGCACATGCGTTTATTAATTACATGCTCGATCCGAAAGTTGCAGCAAAAAACACCGAGTACGTAAGCTATTCCACACCGAATGAGGAAGCATTACAATATATGCCAGAAGAAATGGTGAATGACAAACGTTTCTACCCATCACCTGAACAAACGGAACGGCTCGAAGTTTATGAGAACCTTGGACCAGAGAAGCTGGGTCGCTTTAATGAATTATTCCTCAAATTTAAAATGGAATAA
- a CDS encoding glycoside hydrolase family 1 protein: MTKTTVFPKDFLWGGATAANQMEGGFHEGNKGLNIADVLPGGKQRLRILAEPGFNFEIDTDKYTYPNHEAIDFYHRYKEDIALFAEMGFKVFRMSIAWTRIFPQGDELEPNEEGLAFYDRVFDELHKHGIEPVVTISHYEMPVNLVKEYGGWKNREVITFFERYAKAVLDRYKDKVKYWMTFNEINSGLIMPIMSLGFSIQPGEHKYQSVVQGLHHQFVASAKAVQYCHEVNPEAQIGCMIIYAPVYAFDSNPENVFYANQEARLFNNYCGDVMVRGSYPAFAKRFLKEQGVELEIAEGDLEAIQNGTVDYIGFSYYMSRTEKMKKSEEEKAQGNFMAGVKNPFLQASDWGWEIDPLGLRIALNDLYDRYQVPLFIVENGLGAYDKVEEDGSVNDDYRIAYLRDHIQAMGEAIEDGVDLMGYTSWGCIDLVSASTGEYSKRYGFIYVDKHDDGSGTLERSKKKSFHWYKKVIASDGADLS; the protein is encoded by the coding sequence ATGACAAAAACGACAGTATTTCCAAAAGACTTCCTTTGGGGCGGCGCTACTGCCGCTAACCAAATGGAAGGTGGCTTCCATGAAGGGAATAAAGGTTTAAACATTGCAGATGTCCTGCCAGGTGGTAAGCAGCGCCTGCGCATATTAGCTGAACCTGGCTTTAATTTTGAAATAGATACAGACAAGTATACGTATCCAAACCACGAAGCAATTGATTTCTATCACCGCTATAAAGAGGATATTGCGTTGTTCGCCGAAATGGGCTTCAAGGTATTCAGGATGTCGATTGCTTGGACGCGTATTTTCCCGCAAGGCGATGAGCTGGAGCCAAATGAAGAAGGACTGGCGTTTTATGACCGTGTATTCGATGAACTGCATAAGCATGGCATCGAGCCAGTTGTCACGATTTCGCATTATGAGATGCCGGTTAACTTGGTAAAAGAATATGGCGGCTGGAAGAACCGGGAAGTTATCACATTCTTTGAACGCTACGCAAAAGCTGTGCTGGATCGTTATAAAGATAAAGTGAAATATTGGATGACATTCAACGAAATTAACAGCGGACTTATCATGCCAATTATGAGCCTTGGATTCTCCATCCAGCCTGGTGAGCATAAATATCAGTCTGTTGTACAAGGGCTTCATCATCAGTTTGTAGCTAGTGCAAAAGCAGTACAATATTGCCATGAAGTGAACCCTGAAGCACAGATTGGCTGTATGATCATTTATGCACCTGTTTATGCCTTTGACAGCAATCCGGAAAATGTGTTTTATGCCAATCAGGAAGCACGCCTGTTCAATAACTATTGCGGCGATGTGATGGTACGCGGTTCTTACCCAGCTTTTGCTAAGCGTTTCTTGAAGGAGCAAGGGGTAGAACTTGAAATTGCAGAAGGTGACTTGGAAGCAATTCAAAATGGAACAGTTGATTATATCGGCTTCAGCTACTACATGTCCCGTACTGAGAAAATGAAGAAATCTGAGGAAGAAAAGGCGCAGGGGAATTTTATGGCCGGTGTGAAGAATCCTTTCCTTCAAGCAAGTGACTGGGGCTGGGAAATTGATCCACTAGGTTTGCGAATTGCACTGAATGATCTGTATGATCGTTATCAAGTACCATTATTCATTGTTGAGAATGGTCTTGGTGCGTATGACAAAGTGGAAGAAGACGGCAGTGTTAATGACGATTATCGCATTGCATACTTACGTGATCACATCCAAGCAATGGGAGAAGCGATAGAAGACGGTGTTGATTTGATGGGCTATACAAGCTGGGGCTGCATTGACTTGGTGAGTGCATCTACTGGGGAGTATTCGAAGCGTTACGGTTTCATTTATGTGGATAAGCACGATGATGGAAGCGGTACACTAGAGCGAAGCAAGAAGAAATCCTTCCATTGGTATAAAAAAGTAATTGCGTCAGATGGAGCGGACTTGTCCTAA
- a CDS encoding beta-glucoside-specific PTS transporter subunit IIABC, producing MNHRKTAEEILQLVGGEANVQSVIHCMTRLRFNLYDNSKADRQALEQVDGVLGSNISGSQFQLIIGNEVPKVYKEIIANSGLSESSNTESASKSKEKKNVISSIFDVISGVFTPILPAIAGAGMIKGITALLLTFGWLQDTSQTYQILTVIGDGAFYFLPILLAVSAARKFGSNQFVAAAIAASILHPTLTAMFAAGGDISFAGLPVTIATYSSTVIPILLAIWIASYVEKWIDRITHASLKLIIVPTVTLLVVVPVTLITVGPLGAILGNYLSTGMSFMFEHAGILATILLAGTFSLIIMTGMHYAFTPIVINNIAVNGYDYIIPAMFLANFGQAGAAFAVALKSKNKKFKSLSYTTAITAVMGVTEPAMYGVNMKLKKPFVAALIGAAIGGALYGITDVKAYIVAGIVGLPGIPVLIGPEFVFALLGLLLAFVSAAVVTWILGFEDVLAPAEETTAADQDTVEKEETIVTDKTSEVIASPLTGEVRPLGEVSDPTFAQEIMGKGAAIFPSAGEVVSPIDGEVVTVFATKHAIGLKSSSGAEVLIHVGIDTVKLNGEHFTAHIESGAKVQKGQKLLSFDREAIQAAGYDLITPVIITNTAEYEDVNQLAEGTVRTGEALLDLAVPNETSKEAS from the coding sequence ATGAACCATCGTAAAACAGCTGAAGAAATTTTGCAATTAGTAGGTGGGGAGGCTAATGTTCAAAGTGTTATTCATTGTATGACACGTCTGCGTTTTAATCTTTATGACAATAGCAAAGCAGATCGTCAGGCGTTGGAGCAAGTAGATGGTGTGCTTGGTTCCAATATTAGCGGTAGCCAATTCCAGCTGATCATCGGGAATGAAGTGCCAAAGGTTTACAAAGAAATCATTGCGAACAGCGGGTTAAGCGAATCGAGCAATACAGAAAGTGCATCAAAATCGAAAGAAAAGAAAAACGTGATTAGTTCCATCTTTGATGTTATCTCGGGTGTATTTACACCGATACTTCCAGCGATTGCTGGAGCAGGGATGATCAAAGGGATTACTGCATTGCTGCTTACATTTGGCTGGCTGCAAGATACTTCCCAAACTTATCAGATTTTAACGGTCATAGGAGACGGTGCTTTTTACTTCCTGCCAATCCTGCTTGCGGTCAGTGCAGCGCGTAAGTTCGGTTCTAATCAGTTTGTAGCGGCTGCGATAGCTGCATCCATCCTGCATCCAACGCTTACCGCGATGTTTGCAGCAGGAGGAGACATCTCCTTTGCTGGATTGCCGGTAACGATTGCAACGTATTCATCTACGGTGATACCAATCTTACTTGCTATATGGATTGCCTCTTATGTAGAGAAATGGATTGATCGTATAACACATGCATCACTAAAGCTAATTATTGTCCCAACAGTAACTTTGTTAGTTGTAGTACCAGTCACATTAATAACAGTAGGACCTCTAGGAGCAATTTTAGGAAACTATCTATCTACTGGCATGAGTTTCATGTTTGAGCACGCAGGTATTTTGGCTACTATTCTGCTTGCAGGTACTTTCTCTCTAATTATCATGACTGGGATGCATTATGCGTTTACGCCAATCGTTATTAATAACATTGCAGTCAATGGCTATGATTACATTATTCCAGCGATGTTCCTTGCCAATTTCGGACAAGCGGGCGCAGCTTTTGCGGTTGCACTTAAATCGAAGAATAAAAAGTTTAAATCATTGTCCTATACAACAGCAATAACTGCAGTAATGGGTGTTACTGAACCAGCTATGTATGGTGTGAACATGAAGTTAAAGAAACCGTTCGTAGCTGCATTGATTGGTGCAGCAATCGGCGGAGCTCTTTACGGAATTACAGATGTGAAAGCTTATATCGTGGCAGGAATTGTTGGTCTTCCGGGTATTCCTGTCTTAATAGGACCTGAATTTGTCTTTGCGCTTCTTGGTCTGTTGTTAGCATTCGTTTCAGCAGCAGTAGTTACGTGGATTCTTGGCTTTGAAGATGTTCTTGCTCCTGCTGAAGAAACAACAGCTGCAGATCAAGATACGGTTGAAAAAGAAGAAACAATCGTAACAGACAAAACATCGGAAGTTATTGCAAGCCCACTTACAGGAGAAGTTCGACCGCTTGGGGAAGTTAGTGATCCGACATTCGCACAGGAGATTATGGGAAAAGGTGCAGCTATCTTCCCATCAGCAGGTGAAGTTGTTTCACCAATTGATGGAGAAGTCGTTACAGTGTTTGCAACCAAGCATGCGATTGGCTTAAAAAGTTCAAGTGGTGCGGAAGTGCTAATTCATGTAGGTATTGATACTGTCAAATTAAATGGGGAACATTTCACAGCACATATTGAATCAGGAGCCAAAGTGCAAAAAGGACAGAAGCTGCTGTCCTTTGACAGAGAAGCCATTCAGGCTGCTGGATATGACTTAATTACACCAGTCATTATCACGAATACTGCAGAGTATGAAGATGTTAATCAGCTTGCAGAAGGGACAGTTCGTACTGGAGAGGCATTACTAGACTTAGCAGTACCGAATGAAACGTCGAAAGAAGCATCTTAA
- a CDS encoding DUF2642 domain-containing protein, which produces MHFQTNQVTAEPYVFQLLQSLTGGRVVVESPGDSYRGILIDAKPDHIAIKDGDSVFYIRTMQIISVMPD; this is translated from the coding sequence GTGCATTTTCAAACAAATCAGGTGACAGCAGAACCATATGTATTTCAACTATTACAAAGTTTAACCGGCGGAAGAGTGGTCGTGGAATCCCCGGGTGACAGCTACCGTGGCATTCTTATTGATGCAAAACCGGATCATATCGCTATAAAAGATGGTGATTCTGTTTTTTATATTAGAACAATGCAAATTATCTCCGTCATGCCAGATTAA
- a CDS encoding alpha/beta hydrolase: MELNPKIKAFLEEVNAQPISLENVSPEQFRSQARMQSDGPKQEVAKVEDQTIDLKDRSVPIRIYRSEDKTQPALVFYHGGGWVVGSIESHDATCRELANLAACTVISVDYRLAPEHRFPAAVEDAYDAFQWIADHAEALGIAGSKLAVGGDSAGGNLATVVCLLAEERGEQKPVFQLLLYPSTGYIGEEPASLNENAEGYLLSKNLMTWFRSHYYRTEADRLHPHAAPIHSDLLHTLPPAAILTAQFDPLRDEAQAFAAKLQQEGVDVFVKNYEGLIHGFAGFSAHVEEAREAMEEGVAKLKQALHA; the protein is encoded by the coding sequence ATGGAATTAAATCCAAAGATTAAAGCATTCTTGGAGGAGGTAAATGCGCAGCCAATATCGCTGGAAAACGTGTCGCCTGAACAGTTTCGGAGTCAGGCAAGAATGCAAAGCGATGGACCAAAACAAGAAGTTGCTAAGGTAGAAGATCAAACAATTGATTTAAAAGACAGATCAGTACCAATCCGAATTTATCGGTCAGAGGATAAGACACAGCCTGCTCTTGTTTTTTATCATGGTGGCGGATGGGTTGTTGGCAGTATTGAATCACATGATGCAACGTGTCGTGAGCTTGCCAACTTGGCAGCGTGCACAGTTATCTCCGTTGACTACCGACTGGCGCCAGAACATCGTTTCCCAGCAGCTGTAGAAGATGCGTATGATGCGTTTCAATGGATAGCAGACCATGCAGAGGCACTGGGGATTGCGGGCAGCAAGCTTGCCGTAGGCGGTGACAGTGCAGGCGGGAATTTAGCAACTGTCGTTTGTCTGCTGGCAGAGGAAAGAGGAGAACAGAAGCCAGTTTTCCAACTGCTGTTATATCCTTCTACTGGGTACATTGGTGAAGAACCAGCATCGCTAAATGAAAATGCAGAAGGATATTTATTATCGAAGAACTTGATGACTTGGTTCCGATCGCATTATTACCGGACGGAAGCAGATCGACTTCATCCGCATGCAGCTCCAATTCATTCTGATCTGCTGCATACATTGCCGCCAGCAGCAATCTTGACTGCTCAGTTTGATCCGCTTCGAGATGAAGCACAAGCTTTTGCAGCCAAGCTGCAGCAAGAGGGTGTTGATGTATTTGTTAAGAATTATGAAGGTTTAATTCACGGTTTTGCCGGATTCTCGGCGCACGTAGAAGAAGCACGTGAAGCAATGGAAGAAGGAGTTGCTAAGCTAAAACAAGCTTTGCATGCTTAA